In the Corythoichthys intestinalis isolate RoL2023-P3 chromosome 18, ASM3026506v1, whole genome shotgun sequence genome, gtgttccatagggatgcaatgatacagttaagtcatggttcagtacgaattttgatacgagggacacgatttttgatccgattcaatacatttaatgctctgtaaaaaaaaaaaaaaaaacctttttatttttttttgctaacgagcaaaaattaaattgccatcatataaacatgcattttagtgcataatgtttatgtgcttacttcttactgatatgaaaattttttttataaaagtgctgagaacaatctttactgtttgtaaagtgaggcagggcacaccgttgattgctacagctctcttagtagctaggtttactacatgagcaagacatcctatttatggtccgaatccatttgtgtcacgtactgaattaacaatatttgcaacattatctatagtcactggtatggattgatttggccttcttaacctcatgtgacaaatgacagtttagaattcatcgatgtagtatatggactacatgtcccataatcactctgggctcacgtagccaatggcatgggaagtagaacatctagtttgccatttcatgatatctagtgtgtgcgcgcaaccgcgcattaaaaaagttagcaagcgccgctgaagtcacgtctgctcattactacacaacaccagcatatgagggctttcatatacaggacgagtttgaagcacagcgctcttaatttcattcagctgttcgttgtcaaagtgaggttattcgtagcagccaagtcggtaacaatgttttggcggacttcgttgtaaatatccagcgttgtgccgaaaaatagccgccccgcgtgaaatgtcactcctgacgggagcgcccacacgtcaacaacaccggcgcgccatagatggtccacagtcactccggagcactgacgtggccggtatacgttgaacaataggatataatgggaacaattggctccggcgctagtttttggcggacctggaacgaagatgcattttgcgcagttggtaacgaacttttaacagcacgtctgccgcacgcgcacacacacgtgcacgcgaggcgataaatcgcagcggaaaagttaccgccttcatttttatatatcgcgcgataaatggaattaatgcatattgcgacaggcttagaaaTCGTCAGGGAGCTCCAGTTACTACGCGCTGAAAatgagaaactcaagcaggcggtcgaggagagagatgttcgcatcaagaggcaggaaattttggctgactatctcgaccagtgccgacgcgcagAAGAGCTCATaatttctggattacaactgacgcctagcccaggggacacagtggcgcaactggcaattgctaagctgaaagagtatggaataaacatggaaccgctggacatccgtcgctgccttctgctaccatctggggggagaggaccggcgacggtgctcatgaagctggcagaccacaagaccaagaccaccctgcttaaccagcgccgccacctgaaagggtcgaagatctttttgaatgacaacttgactcgccgaaattgcaagaaaagcacgtcaactcaagaaagctgggaaaatagcctACACCTGGgttgcaggatccttgtcaagacCTTGTCAAGATATGAAGATAACAGCTATCACGAATCTTGACCAGCTAACTAtaatagctggataactgtaaacaccacacagcggaccagtataacaactcgtggatgtggacggtaagctgaaacCTATCAACGGCTggagtctctacaagaatcttgaatacactaaggattatctactaaagataacaaaggctctgactttaatttgcacggacaTAACATGACACTAATGGATCGGGCATCTAAGGGGAGagggggtgttgcaattatgattgacaatctccgtgaatgtattacaattaagctcctaatccccaaatgtaaaaacataattatctgctgtgtctaccgagctcctgattcaaatgtctagtaTGTGGAAAAGATACTAGTTACTAGATACTActaataagcatgttttcgttgtggagacattaatcttgggataaaatatgtacagcaaGTTGTTTGATTTTATACATAGGCtacatgtctgatgaaactgttagtGACCTTTGTGTGCGCCATTTGTTgccgctactcacaccagctgtgacaacatataatcacttttgccacacacatagctacaacaaaatgttccacagcaaacagatgcaaaaatgtcagggacatgactaagccataaccttgtacgccctgaaattaattgagctgcttgactggacgctaggttactaaactcagattgttgattgtgttattgtacagttttgatgtatgttccatgcctgaatgtgcgtcttcagttgtatgggggacgggaaactgataagcatatgcttcatcccgtccgcctttgtcttcttcttcggttccttcgggcaaatcatatcacattttgtaattgtcaatgattgtcaatgataccgatgatgatgacaataaaattccattctaTTCCATATTAACATTTCCCTAGGTGTTGTCATAGActgagaattacaagtctttctatccatggatccctttcacagaaagaatgttaatgccatcttgtggatttattgttataataaacaaatacagtacttatgtacagtatgttgaatatatatatcagtcttatctttccattccaacagtaatttacagaaaaatatggcatattttagagatggtttgaattgcgattaattacgattaattaattttaagctgtgattaactcgattaaaatttttaatcgtttgacagccctagaaaatatatattttttgtttgaagcaacttattttttgattgaataataaagaccaaaattccctagccaaaatgtggcccaaacgcaaaacaacattacttatatcaaaaaagttgcttcaatcaaaaaaaacaaacaaacaaaaaaatcaaaaataacaaaaatataaataaaattaaatttaaaaaattagctgtcaaatgcatttttgagtaattaatttttgcattcagACACGTTTTTTGATCGgataagacacaaatctacctccatatggctccgcccagggcatacaatttttgactggggtaactacattggcacaacactggcgggcgtaccatattcaatggatgaagatcttggcgaaaagtatagatgtcctaagcagcctgatttagaattcccctcaagaatgataaggggggggggggggggggacaaaaaacattcattttcaacttattataaatatttttgtaaatttgttttattgctcacactgcgttttggggtcatcaacatgttgtgacccccctggcccaaaagtcaaactgcgCCTATGGTCAGTGTGTAATATGTTATGTATTTCTCGGGGAAAGAACATATTTGTGGCCGACCTCTATGTTGTCGCAACATGGCGTAAGCCTTCAGAATGTGACCCACTCATGCAATTGCCTGTAAGGATGAGTAGTAACAACTACAAGTTGGAGCTGTGGTTGATTTTCTAAGTACAGTCAAGTCATAAATTAAATAATCCAAATTCCTATTATTTGTGACAAACATtggtgtggggggaaaaaagatccAATATATAAAACAGTATCAGAAGACGAAAGCGCTTTCTCACTCGGCTCTGTCAGTATTTCATTGTGATGGGTTTCCATGGTTTCTTTTAAATATTTCCTTCCAATAGATTGACATCAGAAACAGAGATGCTGTCGTTGTTCTCATTTGGCAACACAAACACTTCATGTTATCTGCAAGTATCacgactagggatgtcccgatccaggtttttgcacttccgatccgataccgatattgttttgcacttccgatccgctaccgatactggccgataccgacctatctgagcatgtgttaaagtttaaagttatttagcctccttacttagttgtcagactcatgttgaaaaaggttttagtacccttgataacaactagccaactgaattaggtgagtctgaataacacacaacggttggtaacgagaaactgacctgtttattcagtgacaaacacaaaacattatgaataacaaacagaaatggcattgtcagtcagtaaaacatgcaaataatattgtaaactgtcttaaaaaagcaaaacacaccaacaacctcagtggaaaatcccacaaatcccccaagctattagatgcttttaatgttttgtgcattagttacaaaaattgtataaaaagcctctcaggtttaaataaaagactatttcagtatcaacttaacattttaaaacagtaaataaaatactcaagtcccaattctgtatcagcagctttaaactacattcatttaattttacgaatcaactgttaaagttgttaagatTGCtaacgttattccataatttcccttctgtctactttcgacatgtgaaagttttaaaactgttttgaagatagattcaagtcaagattttgccgatttaggagtattttagataaaaagttaattaggttcgcttggaagtttcacagcagcctactagggaagtctcctgctttaagatggcggccgtttagttttccatacttcaatgttgctaacgcagtcgagtctgtcgtgtagcatctggttctatttacatatgatatctattatctccagtaaaacgacgttgacgtagtttgttgcggctgtcagcagaagtcaggtattcttgtgtttttttatccagcggcatgagttgagctaaagccgtgagttaagCATTGGCATTACTCGGGTCTAAGACATGTTTACTttgcgcattgcgtcccgaagaccgtgctgTGTATTAATTCCGCTtttcttgacatatttcaataatcggaatttggatgtttgtgaatcgttctcgaatcttcagcggccgaatcgcgtgttggatggtgcgtctttactcacgtgagataatggctcgtcatccagaatgaattcttcggcaatgactcttgttattccctgggctttgggactgtcgagtgccagtttgtcaggcATAGCAAAAgtgtctgccagtgttagttgcgtaggacctttctttttgtcttcggttttcttaaaatactcctcatattgtttgtggtggtatttcgctaaatgcttgattcggttggttgtattaaaacttcttacagctttaccactacgcttgaccttattgtggcatatgttgctctctgcctcttcgtctttgtcatcctttaaggtgaaatgatcccgcacagctgacatttttaccgataaagtctctcggtaaattgggagacggtaatgtaaatgtagtgtgttgaatgtgtgccgtaaaatgcggaccggatttttgggaaaccgaagcaaaaacaggaatggattatgtaaatcggtgcgctggaaaacctggaccgaactttaaaaaaaaaaactggatcggaagtctggatcggaatttttccagtgttccgatccgataccgatgcgcatttttttgcccatatcggtgtccgatccgatccaaatatcggttcGGGACATCTCCAATCACGACTGTTTACATAAATTGACAAGGCTAATCCATTTACTTTTGGGAACGGATAGACCATCACTGTCTTCTTGCCCATTTCCCAACAAACTCCTCTTTTTCTTACTTACATTCTGCATCTGCATTATGACTGCCGTCTTTAAAAATCCTGCTTCTTATTCTCGTTTTATTTGTAACTAGTGTCATGCATGATAATTCTGCTCTCTTAGATTGTGCTTACCTTTGTTTGAAACGATGTAGAAATGCTGCTTTGTTGTGTCTTGTTTTTTCACATTGTTTTAATGTCCTCCACATGAACTACATAGGTTTTGAAGCCGATACAGAGAGACATAGTCTTTCTCGACTCCAAATGTTCATGCAATAGGGTGGATTCACATCATACAACGATTGGACAAAGCAAGGCACCAAAAGTGCCAATACTCAACAGGATTTAAGGAAGCTCTACAGAATACATTCATCCTGCTTGCAAAATCTGATGAAGCCAGCACGGATGGCAGGCAAAACAGTCACTGGCCACTGTTTCTCACACCAACACACACGTGTCTCTTCATTCGATCCTTCCGAGCGAattcttgaccacaaactgagcaggaaaaaggtttttcaccagtgtgggttcttttgtgtgtgtttaaattgctctttcgactgaatttttgaccacaaactaagcaggaaaaaggtCTTTCGCCAgcatgggttcttgtgtgttgttcTAAGGTGCTCTTGcaactgaatctttgaccacaaactgagcaggaaaatggtttttcgccagtgtgggttctttcgtgaTTTTTTAAGTGTTGCTTCTGagcgaatccttgaccacaaactgagcaggaaaaaggcttttcaccagtgtgggttctttggtgagtttttaagtGTTGCATCTGagcgaatccttgaccacagaccgagcaggaaaaaggtttttcaccagtgtgggttctttcgtgactttttaaGTGTTGCTTCTGAGTGAatacttgaccacaaactgagcaggaaaaaggtttttcgccagtgtgggttcttgtgtgttgttttaagttGCTCATGTGaccgaatctttgaccacaaattgcgcaggaaaaagttttttcgccagtgtgactCCTCATTTGCATACAACAAATTTTCTTATTCGCAAAAGTTTTCCCACACTGCGAGCATTTGCAGAGTTTGCCGTCACCGTGAAATTTCTTATAATCATCATCATTGTGAGGCGATTCTGATGTGGCGCCATTTCTGTCTGACGGAGCGATAAAAATGTCTGCTCGCAATCCTCCCGTTGAGCTGCTGCTGCCGCTCGGAGGCTCCGCCCCTCTGCTGGCCTCACTCGGACCACCTTCACTCTTCAAAGGCTCACCACTCGACCTGGTGATACCTTCCTCCTCTTTAGCGTAAGGCAGCTCGTCCTCTTCCTTTTTGATTAGAAGTTTCTCTTCTCTCTCCTTTCGTTGACAGGGTTCTGGCTCATCCTCCTCTTTTATTTGGGGGAGCTCAAGATCCTCTTCAACGCCAGGAGATTCTGGCTCCTGCCGCTCAGCACCAAgatattttctgaaacctgcaagacacaagaaaACCATTGATATATCTATGGACCACCTCCGTGGATTGGCCAGTCTTTCCTTTGTGCAAAACTTGGCGTAGACGAGCACAGTGATCCCTCTCAACTTCGCGGATCACGTTTCACGGATTTAGCGCGTCGCGcagttttaaaaagtattcattacaaaaaataatgtgaaaaaaatctgctgttttattttaaggtgaaagaggcaTTGTTGCGCATTGAGATGCGACTGAAAATTCGGGGCCGAAAACTATCAGCCAACAATAGCAAAAAATGCATTGAATTGTGTGAAGAACTTAGTCCCTCTTGTGACTGCGTCATTAAAACATGGCGAGAAGCAACATGCTGGCTGGCGCCGTCTTGCAAAAACTCCTGGCTCAAAGCCAACATGTCTgcggtttggaagtattttgaagtATCAAGGAATGACTGTAAAATCTGTTCCGGGTGAAGTATCTCGAGAAGGTACAATGTCCCAAAATTTTTCCACCTCAGGTTAAACCAGCCACTTGTCCAACAAACATGCAGAAAAATACGGCAGGTTTAAGAAACATTcgcaaaaacaataaaaatgccgCTCCCAGCATACAGACTCCTTCAGTGGTGGAGGCTTTCAAAGGGTGAAAACTCAGGATAGCACCAAGCCAAAggacattaccgtaatttttgcactgtaaggcgcacctgactataagccgccacccaccaagtttgacacgaaaacgacatttgttcatagataagccgcacttgactataagccgcatttgtcctcactgtattaaggcacaggtgtcaaaccaattccagaaagggccaagtgggtgctggattttgttccaaccgataccgcgcagagagtttaaccaattaacttcctgctgaaacaagcagcacctgacaaagtttaactgattacacatgtaaaagatctgattggtgaaaaagtgtcctctttattggttggaaagcaaacctgcacccactcggccctttctggaatcggtttgacacctgtgctttaagggatatttacactaaaagatattaaccggtaacactttatttgacagtggcattatatgactgtcatagggccaaatgaaccaccgtgaagctttgaaccaattggctgtaaagcttcattgcttcaagaagcttcatttggccatcactgctcccttgggggagacaatcaacctctgctgcgccataagactatcataattatgacaaacTGCCATgaacattattgaatgcttatgacagatgtgattttgtgtcatcctgcaaattatctcacttttgaatggatgtaaaagagccgacctggaaatagagttagtgacataatttgccggatgacccttaatgacatctgtcataagcattcagtaatgcccatgatagtgttatgttacaattatgacgatcttataacgccgctgtcaaatagtgttacctattaatacTAAAaataccaagggtggatcagttaatacaaatcacttttgtcaccagagaagggtcatctgaccctaatcagcatatcatTTGTGAGGACTGAGGTCCTTCATTAattattcccattcacacttgcaaaaccacagggctggattgctccaattagcatcttgagtgtttgcagggcagggcagggctgccttgtctttgttgaacagtggaccgctcaggcaggtaGTCGAGCGGACAACgtttttacatattccaaaaaGCTGTAGTTTGCCTACGTATGTACTGTACACTGAAGCTTGTGTTTGCTGTGACAAAACAGCTGTTTGAGCTGCATTGTGTGATCCAACATAATAAACTGTGAACCTTGACAACTGAATGTTGGACTTGTCAAGACAAAGTATAGGTGCTTGATGGGATTTGTCCCAGATGTTCTAACGCTCAGTTTTCTAAAATGTAGACAGTCTGGTTTAGCTACAGTTCTGGGTGCTAGTCGTAGTTTCATGCCACATGGCACCTCTCATCATTTTTACACCTAGGagtctggatttgcaaatattcaagatgctaattgcagctatccagagtgaaaccccccctTCAAACCAAGGCTGCTTGATTggttgtttgagtggtctattgtttgacaaagccaagtagtcagtttggtaccGGGGTCATTTGGCGCCTTTCTGTtatttctttatagccaaaaaaaccCAGGTACTTCCagtgttaacccaaataaatgaacaaataagccgcactggactataagccgcaggattcaaaatgaaggaaaaaagtagcggtttatagtccgaaaattacggtaattggaaaataattaaatcaaatatgtatattttttaaattattgtatAAATTTGCATTATTCGGCCTTTCGGCCAAGTATTTCCAATATTTgcttttaaaatttggccaagAATTTAGCTTTCGCGACATCCCTAGTTGCAGTAAGGCAAACATGGCTCAGGGACTTTGTACATAGCACCCACGCACCCTCAAAAAAGGCATGTGATAGGTTCCAGCTGCGAGATTGACACATAAGAGCCCCGATGAGCATCATTGCAGTCTTTCACATTTTGATCTACTGAAGAGATAACGCAAGAGTGACTTCATCCTGTGAGCTGATCGGCTGTGTACCATCGCAGCCTTTCCTAAAATAGTCGATTCTTTCTTTTTACAGGTTCTTTTTgtggtttttgtgaattaataagcggcaacaaaaatttaattgctagattagtaaaaaaaatttaaaaataaaatttaaaaaaatttaaaaaaaaaaaaaaaaaaaaggaaagaactTATTAGAATAGTCTATtggttgggacagccctagattcAAGCAGAAAAaggggcacaaagccaaaaaagcgccccAGAGTAACCACAGCTTGGACTTTGcaacaaaacaaaggagggtagacTGTACAccaagcttgcataccacggca is a window encoding:
- the LOC130906334 gene encoding oocyte zinc finger protein XlCOF6.1-like isoform X1 translates to MFARTTPEAEKFQEELCGVKEEPPRHHDSTVCKIMHARVVHRRLEGLYVSQAHCPEHQESACIKDESPCIKEEEEMVHIQGFRKYLGAERQEPESPGVEEDLELPQIKEEDEPEPCQRKEREEKLLIKKEEDELPYAKEEEGITRSSGEPLKSEGGPSEASRGAEPPSGSSSSTGGLRADIFIAPSDRNGATSESPHNDDDYKKFHGDGKLCKCSQCGKTFANKKICCMQMRSHTGEKTFSCAICGQRFGHMSNLKQHTRTHTGEKPFSCSVCGQVFTQKQHLKSHERTHTGEKPFSCSVCGQGFAQMQHLKTHQRTHTGEKPFSCSVCGQGFAQKQHLKNHERTHTGEKPFSCSVCGQRFSCKSTLEQHTRTHAGERPFSCLVCGQKFSRKSNLNTHKRTHTGEKPFSCSVCGQEFARKDRMKRHVCVGVRNSGQ
- the LOC130906334 gene encoding oocyte zinc finger protein XlCOF6.1-like isoform X2, which produces MFARTTPEAEKFQEELCGVKEEPPRHHDSTVCKIMHARVVHRRLEGFRKYLGAERQEPESPGVEEDLELPQIKEEDEPEPCQRKEREEKLLIKKEEDELPYAKEEEGITRSSGEPLKSEGGPSEASRGAEPPSGSSSSTGGLRADIFIAPSDRNGATSESPHNDDDYKKFHGDGKLCKCSQCGKTFANKKICCMQMRSHTGEKTFSCAICGQRFGHMSNLKQHTRTHTGEKPFSCSVCGQVFTQKQHLKSHERTHTGEKPFSCSVCGQGFAQMQHLKTHQRTHTGEKPFSCSVCGQGFAQKQHLKNHERTHTGEKPFSCSVCGQRFSCKSTLEQHTRTHAGERPFSCLVCGQKFSRKSNLNTHKRTHTGEKPFSCSVCGQEFARKDRMKRHVCVGVRNSGQ
- the LOC130906334 gene encoding gastrula zinc finger protein XlCGF17.1-like isoform X3, whose protein sequence is MVHIQGFRKYLGAERQEPESPGVEEDLELPQIKEEDEPEPCQRKEREEKLLIKKEEDELPYAKEEEGITRSSGEPLKSEGGPSEASRGAEPPSGSSSSTGGLRADIFIAPSDRNGATSESPHNDDDYKKFHGDGKLCKCSQCGKTFANKKICCMQMRSHTGEKTFSCAICGQRFGHMSNLKQHTRTHTGEKPFSCSVCGQVFTQKQHLKSHERTHTGEKPFSCSVCGQGFAQMQHLKTHQRTHTGEKPFSCSVCGQGFAQKQHLKNHERTHTGEKPFSCSVCGQRFSCKSTLEQHTRTHAGERPFSCLVCGQKFSRKSNLNTHKRTHTGEKPFSCSVCGQEFARKDRMKRHVCVGVRNSGQ